A part of Corynebacterium afermentans subsp. lipophilum genomic DNA contains:
- a CDS encoding leucyl aminopeptidase has protein sequence MAFDISLPARGTTVRTTLGESAPSGAALLIPVAHGEDGIEVPVTALAPKGLLEALVAVGAKGTEGEVTRLLIDDHVVTAFGLGDASEIDDEAVRRGVGAAARTLNDVERAAISAEFGVAPVVEGLLLGGYTYTGLKSQTEVDNDENSDAETPQTTEVTVVRADEAEYNAAVIVAESVNLARDLVNTPANYLYPESYAGVMGEVASTAGLDIEVLDDTALEEQGFGGILSVGRGSSRAPRLVHLTWAPSDASTKVALVGKGITFDTGGISLKPGSGMEDMISDMGGSAAQLAVIAAAARLELPVRVDAWLPLAENMPSGTATRPGDVITHYGGITSEVINTDAEGRLVLADAVARACEDAPAYLIETATLTGAQLVALGNRTAGVMGSDKLRDLIAETGRGVGEQAWAMPLLEEQEDELKSPIADIRNTHNARTGGMLFAGLYLSRFVPEDIEWAHIDIAGPAWNGVAPYGYTPKRATGAPVRTIVETLSRLVDKQ, from the coding sequence ATGGCCTTCGACATCAGCCTCCCCGCCCGCGGCACCACGGTGCGCACAACCCTCGGCGAAAGCGCCCCGTCCGGCGCGGCGCTGCTCATCCCCGTCGCTCACGGCGAGGATGGCATCGAGGTTCCCGTCACCGCTCTCGCCCCGAAGGGCCTGCTGGAGGCGCTGGTTGCGGTCGGTGCCAAGGGCACCGAGGGCGAGGTGACGCGTCTGCTTATCGACGACCACGTGGTCACCGCATTCGGCCTCGGCGACGCCTCCGAGATCGACGACGAAGCTGTCCGCCGCGGCGTGGGCGCGGCCGCTCGCACCTTGAACGACGTGGAGCGCGCCGCCATCTCCGCCGAGTTCGGCGTCGCCCCCGTGGTAGAGGGCCTGCTGCTGGGCGGCTACACCTACACCGGTCTGAAGTCCCAGACCGAGGTCGATAACGACGAGAACTCCGATGCCGAGACGCCGCAGACCACCGAGGTCACCGTCGTCCGCGCCGACGAGGCCGAGTACAACGCCGCGGTGATTGTCGCCGAGTCCGTGAACCTGGCGCGCGACCTGGTCAACACCCCTGCGAACTACCTCTACCCGGAGTCCTACGCCGGCGTCATGGGCGAGGTCGCCTCGACGGCCGGCCTGGACATCGAGGTGCTGGACGACACCGCGCTGGAAGAGCAGGGCTTCGGCGGCATCCTGTCCGTGGGCCGCGGATCCTCGCGCGCGCCGCGCCTGGTGCACCTGACCTGGGCACCGTCAGATGCATCGACGAAGGTCGCGCTGGTTGGCAAGGGCATCACTTTCGACACCGGCGGCATCTCGCTCAAGCCCGGCTCCGGCATGGAGGACATGATCTCGGATATGGGCGGCTCCGCAGCACAGCTCGCCGTCATCGCCGCGGCCGCGCGCCTGGAGCTGCCGGTGCGCGTCGACGCCTGGCTGCCCCTGGCGGAGAACATGCCGTCCGGCACCGCCACCCGCCCGGGTGATGTGATCACCCACTATGGCGGCATCACCAGCGAGGTCATCAACACCGACGCCGAGGGACGCCTCGTGCTTGCCGACGCCGTCGCCCGTGCCTGCGAGGACGCCCCCGCCTACCTCATCGAAACGGCGACGCTCACCGGCGCGCAGCTGGTGGCGCTGGGCAACCGCACCGCAGGCGTGATGGGCTCCGATAAGTTGCGCGACCTCATCGCCGAGACCGGCCGTGGCGTGGGCGAGCAGGCCTGGGCCATGCCGCTGCTGGAGGAGCAGGAGGACGAACTGAAGTCCCCCATCGCCGACATCCGCAACACCCACAACGCGCGTACCGGCGGCATGTTGTTCGCGGGCCTGTACCTGTCCCGCTTCGTGCCGGAAG
- a CDS encoding branched-chain amino acid aminotransferase, with product MSEIEFTITPTANPTPDAERAKILEDPAFGQQFTDHMVSIEWTEDEGWHNAQVRAYEPISLDPASNVFHYGQAIFEGLKAYRHTDGSITAFRPEQNAKRLNNSAERMAMPELPEEVFLEAVRQIVDIDKDWVPEAGGEASLYLRPFMIGTEKTLGVKPSSSYSFHIIASPAGAYFSGGIKPVSVWISEDYVRAAPGGTGDAKFAGNYAASLLAQQQAAEKGCDQVVWLDAIERKYIEEMGGMNLMFVEGSGEDAKIITPELTGSLLPGITRKSLLQVAKDLGYEAEERRITVEQWRSGVEDGTITETMACGTAAVITPVGTVKSNEGEFTVNNNEAGEITMAMRERLRGIQTGDVEDTHGWNTVLIEG from the coding sequence ATGTCTGAGATCGAATTCACAATCACCCCCACTGCGAATCCCACCCCCGACGCGGAACGCGCGAAGATCCTCGAGGACCCGGCATTCGGCCAGCAGTTCACGGACCACATGGTCTCCATCGAGTGGACCGAGGACGAGGGCTGGCACAACGCGCAGGTGCGCGCCTATGAGCCGATCTCGCTAGACCCCGCGTCCAACGTGTTCCACTATGGCCAGGCCATCTTCGAGGGCCTGAAGGCCTACCGCCACACTGACGGCAGCATCACCGCGTTCCGCCCGGAGCAGAACGCGAAGCGCCTGAACAACTCCGCCGAGCGCATGGCGATGCCGGAACTGCCGGAGGAGGTCTTCCTGGAGGCGGTGCGCCAGATCGTGGACATTGATAAGGACTGGGTTCCGGAGGCCGGCGGCGAGGCGTCGCTGTACCTGCGCCCGTTCATGATCGGCACGGAAAAGACGCTGGGCGTGAAGCCGTCGTCGAGCTACAGCTTCCACATCATCGCCTCCCCGGCCGGCGCGTACTTCTCAGGCGGTATCAAGCCGGTCAGCGTGTGGATCTCCGAGGATTACGTCCGCGCGGCCCCCGGCGGCACCGGTGACGCGAAGTTCGCCGGCAACTACGCCGCGTCCCTGCTCGCGCAGCAGCAGGCCGCGGAGAAGGGCTGCGACCAGGTGGTTTGGCTGGATGCGATTGAGCGCAAGTACATCGAGGAGATGGGCGGCATGAACCTCATGTTCGTCGAGGGCTCCGGCGAGGACGCGAAGATCATCACCCCTGAGCTGACTGGTTCGCTGCTGCCGGGCATCACCCGCAAGTCGCTGCTGCAGGTGGCGAAGGACTTAGGCTACGAGGCGGAGGAGCGCCGGATCACCGTCGAGCAGTGGCGCTCAGGCGTGGAAGACGGCACCATCACCGAGACCATGGCGTGCGGCACCGCAGCCGTGATCACCCCGGTCGGCACCGTGAAATCCAACGAGGGCGAATTCACGGTGAACAACAACGAGGCCGGAGAGATCACCATGGCTATGCGCGAGCGCCTGCGCGGCATCCAGACCGGCGACGTCGAGGACACCCACGGCTGGAACACCGTGCTCATTGAGGGCTAG
- a CDS encoding HesB/IscA family protein: MTAPTSTTGVNLTEAAAAKAKALLDQEGRNDLSLRIAVQPGGCAGLRYQLYFDDRDLDGDKADEVGGVRLVVDKMSVPYLMGATIDFADTIEQQGFTIDNPNAGSACACGDSFN, from the coding sequence ATGACTGCCCCCACTTCTACCACCGGCGTGAACCTGACCGAGGCCGCCGCAGCGAAGGCGAAGGCGCTGCTTGACCAGGAGGGTCGCAACGACCTGTCCTTGCGTATCGCTGTCCAGCCGGGCGGCTGCGCCGGCCTGCGCTACCAGCTCTACTTCGACGACCGTGACCTGGACGGCGACAAGGCCGACGAGGTCGGCGGCGTGCGCCTGGTCGTGGACAAGATGAGCGTGCCCTACCTCATGGGCGCCACCATCGATTTCGCGGACACCATCGAGCAGCAGGGCTTCACCATCGATAACCCGAATGCCGGTTCCGCATGCGCCTGCGGCGACAGCTTCAACTAA
- a CDS encoding S41 family peptidase translates to MSTARKVLIAVGGVLAALMLVAVAVAFVYGPTMTAKVSGTARFWGTDTPSRYAKTVLDLSEEGIYGDSAEFRAARAAAEDAVQGASSRDDVRSALDDAVEAAGGKHSKLIEPGAEQDNASEADTRSPSVNVRDGVAWATVPGVDRHDDGQHYADTLAKGLTAARDGGACGAVVDLRGNDGGDMGPMLAGVSPLLPDGTALEFVSNAYSSPVTIEGNGVRGGGSPTTTSGGKWDAPVAVLVDGDTASSAEATMLAFRGLDNSRSFGAPTAGYASANMVYDFPDGSALMLTIAKDKARTGEIFSEDPVQPDEPGDEDAALAWLAEEHGCS, encoded by the coding sequence ATGTCAACTGCACGGAAAGTCCTCATCGCAGTAGGCGGTGTCCTCGCCGCGCTCATGCTTGTCGCCGTCGCCGTCGCGTTCGTCTACGGCCCCACCATGACCGCGAAGGTTTCGGGAACCGCGCGATTCTGGGGCACAGACACGCCAAGCCGCTACGCAAAGACAGTGTTGGATCTGTCGGAGGAAGGCATCTACGGCGACTCCGCGGAGTTCCGGGCCGCGCGCGCCGCAGCTGAAGATGCGGTTCAGGGGGCATCTTCGCGTGACGACGTCCGCTCCGCCCTCGACGATGCCGTGGAGGCTGCCGGCGGCAAGCACTCCAAGCTCATCGAGCCTGGTGCCGAGCAGGACAACGCAAGTGAAGCGGACACCCGCTCCCCGTCTGTGAATGTCAGAGACGGCGTGGCCTGGGCGACGGTGCCCGGTGTGGACCGTCACGACGACGGCCAGCACTACGCCGACACGCTTGCCAAGGGGTTGACTGCCGCTCGCGACGGCGGTGCCTGCGGCGCGGTGGTGGACCTCCGCGGAAACGACGGAGGCGACATGGGGCCGATGCTCGCCGGGGTCTCTCCCCTGCTACCGGACGGCACGGCGCTGGAGTTTGTCTCCAACGCATACTCCAGCCCCGTAACGATCGAGGGCAACGGGGTGCGCGGCGGCGGTAGTCCGACGACTACCTCCGGCGGCAAGTGGGACGCGCCGGTCGCAGTGCTTGTCGACGGCGACACCGCATCCTCCGCCGAAGCGACCATGCTCGCGTTCCGAGGCTTGGACAACTCGAGGAGTTTCGGGGCCCCGACAGCCGGCTACGCCTCAGCCAACATGGTCTACGACTTCCCCGATGGCAGCGCACTGATGCTGACCATTGCGAAAGATAAGGCACGCACCGGCGAAATTTTCTCCGAGGACCCGGTTCAGCCCGATGAGCCCGGCGACGAAGACGCAGCCCTCGCGTGGCTCGCCGAGGAACACGGCTGCAGCTAA
- a CDS encoding nicotinate-nucleotide--dimethylbenzimidazole phosphoribosyltransferase encodes MQFPPVEAPKQSHGHAVADALAGSAAGLALGRLGSLASWTASVQGKDIPAPFVRPRVVVVAGKHGVAAREVSAWTQDAGDAQAQQLCAGGGPAHAAARLAGATVRFIDDYLDAPTGAIDVEAATSPEVFDAALAAGAEVADNEIDSGADLIIPGDIGVGNTTVAAAAYGVFTRTEPVKAIGRGSGINDKVWKVKVTAVRDAMFRVRGFREDTERVCAELTGPDFAFLVGLIAQSAARRTPVLLGEAYPTLAAYVAERLAPGTKDWLIAGQSTAEPAHAGCLEALGLTPVLALEMKTGQGAGALAALGQLNLAAELAGEVLAEGASTSD; translated from the coding sequence ATGCAGTTTCCGCCGGTTGAAGCCCCGAAGCAGTCCCACGGCCACGCCGTCGCCGACGCGTTGGCGGGCTCTGCCGCAGGGCTGGCGCTGGGCAGGCTCGGCTCGCTGGCGTCCTGGACCGCCTCCGTGCAGGGCAAGGACATCCCCGCCCCGTTCGTCCGCCCGCGCGTTGTGGTGGTGGCGGGCAAGCACGGCGTCGCCGCACGCGAGGTGTCTGCGTGGACGCAGGACGCGGGCGACGCCCAGGCGCAGCAGCTGTGCGCAGGCGGCGGCCCGGCCCATGCCGCGGCACGCCTGGCGGGAGCGACGGTGAGGTTCATCGACGACTACCTCGACGCCCCCACCGGCGCCATCGATGTGGAAGCCGCCACGTCCCCCGAGGTGTTCGACGCCGCGCTTGCCGCCGGCGCGGAGGTGGCCGACAACGAGATCGATTCGGGCGCGGACCTGATCATCCCCGGCGACATCGGGGTAGGCAACACCACCGTCGCCGCGGCCGCCTACGGCGTGTTCACCCGCACCGAGCCGGTCAAGGCCATCGGCCGCGGCTCCGGCATCAACGACAAGGTGTGGAAGGTCAAAGTCACCGCGGTGCGCGACGCGATGTTCCGCGTGCGCGGCTTCCGCGAGGACACTGAGCGCGTCTGCGCCGAACTCACCGGCCCGGACTTCGCCTTCCTAGTGGGCCTGATCGCCCAATCGGCGGCGCGGCGCACCCCGGTGCTGCTCGGCGAGGCCTACCCCACCCTCGCCGCCTACGTGGCCGAGCGCCTCGCCCCCGGCACGAAGGACTGGCTCATCGCCGGCCAGTCCACCGCGGAACCGGCCCACGCCGGCTGCCTAGAGGCGCTCGGCCTCACGCCGGTGTTGGCGCTGGAAATGAAAACGGGCCAGGGCGCAGGGGCCCTGGCCGCGCTCGGACAGCTCAACCTCGCGGCGGAGTTGGCGGGTGAGGTGCTGGCCGAAGGGGCGTCGACTAGCGACTAG
- the asnB gene encoding asparagine synthase (glutamine-hydrolyzing): MCGLLALLTADANAAKFVDSVERALPCMYHRGPDAAGTWNDDSAVFGFNRLAIIDLEHSHQPLRWGPADNPERYALTFNGEIYNYIELREELQAAGHTFNTSGDGEPIVVGFHHWGANVVEHLRGMFAFVIWDTETQTMFAARDQFGIKPLFYATTDKGTVFASEKKSILEMAPELGLGLDLDRRAIEHYVDLQYVPEPESLHKEIRRVESGCTVTLKPGGKVHSDRYFKPHFRSQPVPKGKEQDLYDRIARALENSVEKHMRADVTVGSFLSGGIDSTAIATLAKRHNPNLLTFTTGFEREGYSEVDVAAESAEAIGVEHIVKIVSPEEYADAIPKIMWYLDDPVADPSLVPLFFVAQEARKHVKVVLSGEGADELFGGYTIYKEPLSLAPFEKLPSALNKGLNRLSRVLPEGMKGKSLLERGTTPIEDRYYGNARSFNFDQLSRVLPWAKREWDHREVTAPIYAASTEMDPVARMQNLDLFTWMRGDILVKADKMNMANSLELRVPFLDKEVFEVAQTIPFDQKIANGTTKYALRKAMEQIVPPHVLHRKKLGFPVPMRHWLAGDELYGWAQDTIRESQTDDIFAKDQVLEMLKEHRDGVSDHSRRLWTVLAFMVWHGIFVEHRIDPQIEHKDYPIQL, translated from the coding sequence ATGTGTGGCCTTCTTGCCCTGCTAACCGCGGACGCAAACGCAGCCAAGTTCGTTGATTCTGTCGAGCGCGCCCTGCCGTGCATGTACCACCGCGGCCCGGACGCGGCCGGCACCTGGAACGACGACTCGGCCGTGTTCGGGTTTAACCGCCTGGCCATCATTGACCTCGAGCACTCCCACCAGCCGCTGCGTTGGGGCCCGGCAGACAACCCGGAGCGCTACGCGCTGACCTTCAACGGCGAGATTTACAACTACATCGAGCTGCGCGAAGAACTGCAGGCCGCCGGCCACACCTTCAACACGTCCGGCGACGGCGAGCCGATCGTGGTGGGCTTCCACCACTGGGGCGCGAACGTGGTGGAGCACCTGCGCGGCATGTTCGCCTTCGTCATCTGGGACACCGAGACGCAGACGATGTTCGCGGCGCGCGACCAGTTCGGCATCAAGCCGCTGTTCTACGCCACCACCGACAAGGGCACGGTCTTCGCCTCCGAGAAGAAGTCCATCCTGGAGATGGCGCCGGAGCTCGGTCTAGGACTCGACCTTGACCGCCGCGCGATCGAGCACTACGTGGACCTGCAGTACGTGCCCGAGCCGGAGAGCCTGCACAAGGAGATCCGCCGCGTCGAGTCCGGCTGCACCGTCACCTTGAAGCCGGGCGGCAAGGTGCACTCGGACCGCTACTTCAAGCCGCACTTTAGGTCCCAGCCGGTGCCGAAGGGCAAGGAGCAGGACCTCTACGACCGCATCGCGCGTGCGCTGGAGAACTCCGTGGAAAAGCACATGCGTGCCGACGTCACCGTGGGTTCCTTCCTCTCCGGCGGCATCGACTCCACCGCGATTGCCACCCTGGCGAAGCGCCACAACCCGAACCTGCTCACCTTCACCACCGGTTTTGAGCGCGAGGGCTACTCCGAGGTGGATGTGGCCGCCGAGTCCGCCGAGGCGATCGGTGTGGAGCACATCGTGAAGATTGTCTCCCCGGAGGAGTACGCCGACGCCATCCCGAAGATCATGTGGTACCTGGACGACCCGGTGGCGGACCCGTCCCTGGTGCCGCTGTTCTTCGTGGCGCAGGAGGCACGCAAGCACGTCAAGGTGGTGCTCTCCGGCGAGGGCGCCGACGAGCTGTTCGGCGGCTACACTATTTACAAGGAGCCGCTGTCGCTCGCGCCGTTTGAGAAGCTGCCGAGCGCGCTGAACAAGGGCCTGAACCGTTTGAGCCGCGTGCTGCCGGAGGGGATGAAGGGTAAGAGCCTGCTCGAGCGCGGCACCACCCCGATCGAGGACCGCTACTACGGCAACGCCCGCTCCTTCAACTTCGACCAGCTCAGCCGCGTGCTGCCGTGGGCGAAGCGCGAGTGGGACCACCGCGAGGTCACCGCCCCGATCTACGCCGCCTCCACCGAGATGGACCCCGTGGCGCGCATGCAGAACCTGGACCTGTTTACCTGGATGCGCGGCGACATCCTGGTCAAGGCCGACAAGATGAACATGGCCAACTCCCTGGAGCTGCGCGTTCCCTTCCTGGACAAAGAAGTTTTCGAGGTCGCACAGACCATCCCGTTCGACCAGAAAATCGCCAACGGCACCACCAAGTACGCACTGCGAAAGGCGATGGAGCAGATCGTGCCGCCGCACGTTTTGCACCGCAAGAAGCTGGGCTTCCCGGTGCCGATGCGCCACTGGCTCGCGGGCGACGAGCTCTATGGCTGGGCGCAGGACACCATTCGCGAGTCCCAGACCGACGACATCTTTGCTAAGGACCAAGTCCTGGAGATGCTCAAGGAGCACCGCGACGGTGTCTCCGACCACTCCCGCCGACTGTGGACGGTGCTGGCGTTCATGGTCTGGCACGGCATCTTTGTCGAGCACCGCATCGACCCGCAGATCGAACACAAGGACTACCCGATCCAGCTCTAA
- a CDS encoding DUF3043 domain-containing protein, producing MKLPWQKSEHNAGAASAAGSTKVELPDAKPEAEQAEKKLPKGYTPPKGRPTPKRIDQEIKRGVVRDPNAATPAQIRQREKELKKTMSKEEWKAHKKKVREENRARNREIQARMDAGDERYLTERDRGEVRGFVRDWVDSKRFFNNYVMPAALVLLLIMLIGTWLPRVSAVLSLLSLLFMLTIFIEGVIIGIRANRAVREKFPEANTGFGLGMYAFSRATQPRNWRTPKPRVAVGAKV from the coding sequence GTGAAACTTCCCTGGCAGAAATCCGAGCACAACGCCGGCGCAGCGAGCGCGGCGGGCTCCACGAAGGTTGAATTGCCCGACGCGAAGCCTGAGGCAGAGCAGGCGGAAAAGAAGCTCCCCAAGGGCTACACCCCGCCGAAGGGCCGCCCGACACCGAAGCGCATCGACCAAGAGATCAAGCGCGGCGTGGTGCGCGACCCCAACGCCGCCACCCCAGCGCAGATCCGTCAGCGCGAAAAAGAGCTGAAAAAGACCATGTCCAAAGAGGAGTGGAAGGCGCACAAGAAGAAGGTGCGGGAGGAAAACCGCGCCCGCAACCGCGAGATCCAGGCCCGCATGGACGCCGGCGACGAGCGCTACCTCACCGAACGCGACCGCGGCGAGGTGCGCGGGTTCGTGCGCGACTGGGTGGACTCCAAGCGCTTCTTCAACAACTACGTCATGCCGGCGGCGCTCGTGCTGCTGCTGATCATGCTGATTGGCACCTGGTTGCCGCGCGTGTCCGCCGTGCTGTCGCTGCTCAGTCTGCTGTTCATGCTGACTATCTTCATCGAGGGTGTCATCATCGGCATCCGGGCCAACCGCGCAGTGCGCGAGAAGTTCCCTGAGGCCAACACCGGCTTCGGCCTGGGCATGTACGCCTTCTCCCGCGCCACCCAGCCGCGCAACTGGCGCACCCCGAAGCCGCGCGTCGCCGTGGGAGCAAAGGTCTAG